Proteins encoded together in one Orrella marina window:
- a CDS encoding glycosyltransferase family 9 protein yields MRARYRSVIEKVRRARDTFRSRVTRGLLDRPPQMHDNLVDQVVFVRWDGKLGDSIVLSWIYREIRRARPELKVTVLTHVALAKMHREDFGVEDVIISSKRPGFLEVLRLSRKIRHARYVVHLTEQFKPRDFWFIRCVAPGEVVGLDDSVQSVSFKLGKRVQAEHVSRKLLPWFKSIGITPENMQYVIPFNADIQTQVKQSWPAGAVTGFCPLGAGWDRRMSDEFAKKLIRIIRQVSGHSVVLLVAAAERSRMRKLLDDLADDKVYLPESGDGVDFLFARIRQSDFIVTVDTATVHIASGLSKPQICLYNPDTPTVLKYREWNPNSSKAITLFAPTVKPQHIDAVRLEAFTEAYIQLVSSGSD; encoded by the coding sequence ATGCGAGCTCGATACAGATCCGTTATTGAAAAGGTCAGACGCGCGCGCGACACCTTCAGAAGCCGGGTGACCCGCGGGTTGCTTGACCGGCCTCCTCAAATGCACGACAACCTTGTAGATCAGGTTGTGTTTGTGCGCTGGGACGGCAAGCTAGGTGACAGTATTGTGCTGTCCTGGATTTATCGGGAGATCAGACGCGCGCGGCCAGAACTCAAAGTCACTGTGCTGACCCACGTGGCACTCGCAAAAATGCACAGAGAAGATTTTGGGGTTGAGGATGTCATCATCAGCTCCAAGCGTCCAGGGTTTCTGGAGGTCTTGCGTCTGTCGCGCAAGATTCGACACGCTCGTTATGTTGTGCACCTGACCGAGCAGTTCAAACCCAGAGATTTCTGGTTCATCCGCTGCGTCGCACCTGGTGAAGTGGTCGGGCTCGATGACTCGGTCCAGTCCGTCAGCTTCAAACTCGGCAAGCGCGTGCAAGCCGAACACGTCAGCCGCAAACTGTTGCCCTGGTTCAAATCGATTGGCATCACACCTGAGAACATGCAGTACGTGATTCCTTTCAATGCTGACATTCAGACGCAAGTGAAGCAGAGCTGGCCGGCTGGTGCGGTGACCGGATTTTGTCCGCTTGGAGCCGGTTGGGATCGACGAATGTCAGACGAGTTCGCGAAAAAGTTGATCCGCATCATTCGTCAGGTAAGTGGTCATTCAGTCGTTTTGCTGGTCGCAGCCGCCGAACGTAGCCGCATGCGTAAGTTACTCGACGATCTTGCGGATGACAAAGTCTACCTGCCTGAGTCTGGCGATGGTGTCGACTTTCTGTTTGCGCGCATACGCCAGAGCGACTTCATCGTGACGGTGGATACTGCTACCGTTCACATAGCCAGTGGGTTGTCAAAGCCACAGATCTGTCTTTACAACCCGGATACGCCCACTGTTCTGAAATATCGGGAGTGGAATCCGAACTCGAGCAAGGCGATCACTTTGTTTGCGCCGACAGTCAAACCGCAGCATATTGATGCCGTCAGACTGGAGGCGTTCACTGAGGCATACATTCAACTGGTTTCTTCGGGTTCCGATTGA
- a CDS encoding O-antigen ligase family protein, with translation MTRQDLNYSIEAFLLFLFGLSICVWKPGIYVASGSILFYALTRLLTDRDYRDAIFGNWLGWASVSLFVFGLIATWIYPGLYEDVSLYARKAMFMLLVPPLLVAFTQQRNRQAGLIGLFIGFWIASILTFSVIDWPWHGAGVNGTWTVDVWGVITGFLVSFLTPFAFHRQSRGWQIFFVANLLLAVLMLIMSSSRGPWIGAFGGIGLFLLLTHRKALIWLAIALIALYWPARQILPGPFDAFETRVVSIFEVRTNDSNWVRINLWQLALAHDQEKLENSPITFVFGSGPENHIHEVRAFFERTEALSDQQKDYLRQFNYPGNDLHNMYLDTTAKMGIIWTALALAFLISFCVHCTRQATSADRRPLACLLLMVNFLIVGMFYDIMLHFAPFFLVFFMTLSAGSASTASDHRSRQGNNCL, from the coding sequence ATGACCCGTCAGGACCTGAATTACTCCATTGAGGCTTTTTTGCTGTTTCTTTTCGGACTCTCGATCTGCGTCTGGAAACCCGGCATCTATGTTGCAAGCGGATCAATCCTGTTTTACGCATTGACCAGGCTCTTGACCGATCGAGACTATCGGGATGCCATTTTTGGAAACTGGCTTGGCTGGGCATCGGTTAGCCTGTTTGTCTTCGGGCTGATAGCAACCTGGATCTACCCGGGACTGTACGAGGACGTCTCTTTGTACGCACGCAAGGCAATGTTCATGCTGCTCGTTCCACCTCTGCTGGTTGCGTTCACACAGCAACGAAACCGCCAGGCAGGACTGATCGGACTCTTCATCGGATTCTGGATTGCGAGCATTCTGACTTTCAGCGTAATTGACTGGCCGTGGCATGGCGCTGGCGTCAACGGCACATGGACGGTCGACGTCTGGGGTGTGATCACCGGTTTCCTGGTGTCATTTCTCACACCATTTGCCTTTCACCGACAATCACGCGGCTGGCAGATCTTTTTCGTGGCAAACCTCCTGCTGGCAGTGTTGATGCTGATCATGAGTTCGAGCCGAGGCCCATGGATTGGTGCGTTCGGAGGGATTGGACTCTTCTTGCTGCTGACTCATCGTAAAGCCCTGATTTGGCTTGCAATCGCACTGATCGCTCTGTACTGGCCGGCCAGGCAGATACTTCCAGGTCCCTTTGATGCGTTTGAGACCAGGGTAGTGTCGATCTTTGAAGTCAGAACCAATGATTCCAACTGGGTCCGGATCAATCTTTGGCAACTAGCACTCGCCCATGACCAGGAGAAACTCGAGAACAGCCCGATCACCTTTGTATTTGGGTCTGGCCCTGAGAATCACATTCATGAAGTTCGTGCATTTTTCGAACGAACAGAGGCACTGAGCGACCAGCAAAAAGACTACTTGCGCCAGTTCAACTACCCCGGCAATGATCTCCACAACATGTATCTCGACACCACCGCCAAGATGGGAATCATCTGGACGGCCCTGGCACTGGCCTTTCTGATCAGCTTTTGCGTTCACTGTACAAGACAGGCGACATCTGCTGACAGGCGGCCTCTTGCTTGCCTGCTACTGATGGTGAACTTTCTGATTGTCGGCATGTTCTATGACATCATGCTGCACTTCGCGCCCTTCTTTCTTGTGTTCTTCATGACACTGTCGGCAGGGTCGGCATCAACCGCATCAGATCACAGGTCAAGGCAGGGAAATAACTGCCTTTAA